In Glycine soja cultivar W05 unplaced genomic scaffold, ASM419377v2 tig00104449_1_pilon, whole genome shotgun sequence, the genomic window gagatcgcttggaggatatgattcgtgaccttggacaagagtcttttcagcaagcacatgcccctatgtatgatacattacaaactgattcaaagaaacctttgtatccggggtgcaagaattcgtTGACGCTGTTGTCGGCAgttttaagtctggttaatatcaaagccagatatgggtggagtgacaaaagctttagttcactgcttcaagtagtgcacgacatgcttccagaggaaaacacattgcctaaaagttactatcaagcaaagaaaatattgtgtcctatgggtatggagtattagaagattcatgcttgcccgaaTGATTGCATATTATACAGACATCAATTTCAAGAAATGTcgaaatgccctaggtgtggggtatcacggtacaaactcaaggatgatgaggagtgtagtagtgatgaaaactcaaacaagggccccccagcgaaggtgttgtggtatcttccgatcattccaaggtttaagcgtatgtttgctaatggagacgacgcaaaagaccttacatggcatgcaaatgagagaaactgtgatggaatgcttcgtcatccggctgattccttgcaatggaagaagatagaccgtttgtatccggattttggcaaagaggcaagaaatcttaggcttggactagccactgatggaatgaatccatatggcagtttAAGCACGCAACACAGTTCGTGgccagttttgctagtgatttacaatttgcctccttggttgtgtatgaaacgaaaatacatgatgttgtctatgatgataacgggcccaagacagccaggaaatgacatcgatgtttatctcaatcccttgattgaagaccttacaaagttgtgggacgaaggagttttagtgtttgatgggtttcgaaatgagacatttaatttacgtgcaatgcttttttgtaccattaatgattttccagcatatgggaatttgagcggttacagtgttaaaggccatcgtgcatgccccatctgtgaagaagacacaagctacatacaactgaaacatggaagaaaaacagtTTACACTAGGCATCGACGTTTTCTTAAACCTCATCATCCTTACCGACGATtgaaaaagcatttaatggaagtcaagagcatgaaaatGCACCGGTACCGTTGACTGGTGACCAGATTTttccagcgggttcaacacctaaatacaatatttggaaaggtccaaaagaaagacaaaaataagacttgcatatggaagaaaaggtcgattttgtttgatcttccgtattgggttgatctagatgttagacattgtattgatgttatgcatgtggagaaaaatgtatgtgatagtctCATttggacgctccttaacattcacggcaagacaaaagatggtttgaatactcgtcaagatctagccGAGATGGGTATTCGAGCGTCgttacatccaaggtctgatggtagaaaaatatacttgcctccagcttgtcatactttgtccagaaaggaaAAGTTCAGTTTTTGTCAATGCCTACGACGGGTCaaagttccacaaggatactcttcaaatattaagagccttgtgcatttgaaggatcttaagttggtaggcttaaagtctcatgattgtcacgtcttgatgcaacaattgttatcggtggccatacgagacattttgcctaacaaagtcaggcttgccataactcggctgtgctttttcttcaattctatatgtagcaaagttctTGATCCTGTGAAGTTAGACGAACTGGAAAATGAGGCTGCTATTATATTGTgtgagttggagatgtattttccgcctgcattctttgacatcatggttcacttaattattcatctagtcagagaaatcaaatgttgtggtcctgtttatttgcggtggatgtatccggttgagcgatacatgaagatcttaaaagggtataccaaaAATCTACACCGTcctgaagcatctattgttgaaaggtacattgcagaagaagccattgaattttgttcagagtacattgaaaaagctaaacctgttgggcttcccgAGTCTCGGCATGACGAAAGAGTaagaggtaagggttcaagaggactgcatgtcatcactccaagtgtagaagatttgcaacaagctcacttgtatgtgttgaataatagtaatgaagttttgccatacatagttcgtcatgaaaatttagtcaaacaaagtaatccaaaaatgtcgaagaactcagtgttgaaaaaacataacaagactttcctagatTGGTTTAAACACACAATCTTGGCTGATGATAATGCTTCTGAAATGttgagaaagctagcagatggacctaaaagaaatgttataacttggcaaggatatgatataaacaagtattccttctatacaaaagcacaagaccaaaaaagtacaatgcaaaacagtggggttaccctaagggctgaatctcaacacttcgctagtgtacatgatgacaatccttgtgtagctttcatcccttactttggtttcattgaagaaatttgggagcttaactatgtcaaattcactgtctgtgttttcaaatgtaagtgggttgacaGTAATACCGGTGTGCGGACCGATGATGTGGGATTTACGTTGGTGGATCTTAACAAACTCGCATACCAGAATGATCCTTTCATTATGGCAGAACAAGcgaaacaagtattttatgtcGAAGACCCTTGTGATCAAAGGTGGTCAGTGGTTTTACATGGAAAAACAATAGGTGtcaatgttgaagatgattattcatacattgatacttatgttagtcctttgtccacacaattGTCACCTAATGTCATCGGAGAAGAAACTGACgatgttcatgctaatcgtaatgatcacgatgaaggagaattaattaacatcgtctaatgtaattttttttattttgtacttaatttcaattcatttaattacattcatacgcatttattttttataacatattgaattaatgtttttttttttcacagccAAATGGCTACACAGTCAAACTCTCCtccgcctcctcctccttctactGGTGTAACATCGCATTCGTCGTCACCACCATTGAAGCGGACTAGAAAGGCCTCACGCCTAAGATTATTGGCGACTAGACCAGTTGGGGCAGAGAGACCCCTTGTCCATGTGGATCCTGTTACTGGCAAAGCAGACGGTCCCCACAGCAAGAAATTTAGAACATATTTAGGGATCGTtgctcgtgataaggtggatgtcACATACGAAAATTGGAAGCATGTCCCTATtactcagaaggatttgatatgggaggatattcaggtatcatgtattatttcatgttccatattgtttgttagccaaatatttgaatttagtattaataaaacctaatttactCTTTGTtaggctgaatttgatatccctgaagcatctgatttaaggacaaaaaagaaaatacttcagactgtgggggagcggtggagacagtttaagtctgatttgacgtcgaaatgggcacttgcagctGACAAGGATAGTGTTGATGACACTGTATGCAAAATGTAcggcattagcaaggagaaatggacCCAATTTTGCCAGAGCCGTAGAGACCCTTCATGGGAGGTAACTAATTtgggattttcatttttttaactttaaatgaacttattataatacattgtaatcatgagtttcattaatgtttcatttttacAGAATGTTCGAAAAAAAGCACAAGCTGTCCAAAAACAAAACACTGCCCCTCACGTgatgtctcgtgggggttatgaatatttagaaaaaaagttgatggatgagaagagaaagaaaaaactagagGAAGCAACTCAATCCGGAAGCACTGACACCGtcattgatcctccatctcccatcaaacgacacgtgaagtggaagctaGCCCACACCAAGAAAACTGGTGACATGACATCTGAagcagcaaaggaaattgctgacaagattgtaagtcactttcaattcataattgtaattattttttttattgtgtgattAAGTATAGAATAAATGTGTTCTTCACAGGATGCGCTTGAGGAGCAGGCCTCACAGGGTTCCTTTGTTACCCATGGACGTCATGATATactgactgctgccattgggcgaccagaacaccctggtcGTGTGCGTGCTGTAGGAGCTGGTATAACcatcaaacaatactttggatcagCTTCAAGGACCTCCTCCATTGCTCCCGAATACCTGCAACAGTTGACGCAACAAATCAAGGACCAACTAGAGGATTCAATCACAGAAAAAGTCACTCGACGGATAATGTTATCCCTCAGCCaaatgcaatcacagggactcgCACTGCCTCCTGAACCTGATGTTGGTCCTTCAGCTGCTCatgtcagcacaaaggagagttgtgttgatccctcagggaacgaTCTAGACACCGGTGACTCATACAAATGTGGGTTGTATATTGAAGAATATCCTTCtcgcctggttgccctaggaagagtttatgagggatctacAACAATTCACAACATTCCTTTGCTGCATGATCAAgttaaggttggtgttgaggagatTAGAGATGTAGATGCTcccattcctgtacccactaaAGAGGTTAAGGTCGTGGGACAGGCTCTTAACacattccttgcttggccgacacatctagtcaagcgtttatcagaacaggtattttagtgtcattaaatgcttatttttccaattaaaatgtttactgtgattaaattatgtcaattaattatgttggataaacagggagCTGTGAGACCCGCGAAACCTGCAGATAGGCCGGATgatgaggtcgatgatccgctatatctaatgacattgaccattccacagctttttctgaagccattgcaggttatgtgggatgctaccttgTTTGGCCTATTTAATGAAAACtttcccttgtacataaagcatgaagatctgtctgaaattgcacatggtggtcaatgtctcagcatatctgttatacagttgtggattctgtaagtcaatttagattattgttagttacctaatttattgttttaccttcatgcataatttactttgtgttaacaataataggcatatgactgagacaagtatgcgagctgGGAATatcgatgtgtatggattcctcgagccacagtctatCCAGAGATCTggccaatcacaatttgaatcagaaaattacattaagaactggatgcaaaattcaaaacgagatgtgtacctaggagcctacttgaatgggtaacttaaactcaacaaatgaatttaaataatgtataatagtataataacatatattggtctccactgcagtgcacattggcaaatggtcgtcattttgcctaaggaaaatgttgtcatttggttttgttcgttgcataataagccagacaactacctcaaaggcataattaataggtcagtgttgttttttaatatatttgcattagcattagtcaggtaaatcaaaattttaaatgtacaaTAAGAATATATGTTTGTATTcaatagtgctttgaaaggacttgacgatactcaacaaagtaaatccaagactcctgctaggtggattgttgttaaagtaagttatttaaacaatatgttttcacttatattttagtattgtgtagactaatttgtactgAACGTtgcatatctaaatttcataatgtatttagtgtaatagacaaaaaggaagcactgagtgtgggtattacgtcatgcattggatgtcaactataatcttaggaaatttccagaataattgggaaatggtaatttttaattcaccaaatttcatattattatgattgctaatatattattaacttatgttttattatatcatgcagtatttcactgatcctagaccattggaaccagaaagattgaaggcgcttcgcaACCAGTGGGCAAAGTACTATTTGAAAGTGaaaaatgaaacttaggatGTTTAGACAATCTTGTAATTGTAGTTTATATTTACTTACTTAATTTACAATTCATGTCTcaacattaaatatgttttaaattcatagtaattagtaaatttcttattgaattttctggtaaaaactgtttcaaaacagaatgaaaattatatgttgtgtggtctgattttaaaatttgcaggttatttttgggatttattgaaaaaacagacatcatgttaaaaataaatttctaaaacaacatcggtctttaaaaaaactgatgtgaaatgttacttacaacatcagtttttttaaaaactgatgttaaatgtcacttacctcaacattttttaacatcggtttttaaaaaaactgatgttgtaagtaacatttcacatcagtttttttaaaaaccgatgtgaaATGTCAcctacaacatcagttttttaaaaaccgatgtcaaatatcacatttaacatcggttattttaaaaaccgatgttacatgtcactaacaacatcagttttttaaaaatcgatgttgatttatagatttataacttttttttcttcataattcatatcatataacatcgcctatttaaataactgatgttaaatatcacttacaacatcagatttttaaaaaactgatgtgaaatgttacttacaacatcagtttttaaaaaaccgatgtcacATGTCacatttaacattggttatttaaaaaaccgatgttaaatgtcacttacaacatcagttttttaaaaaaccgatgttaaatgtcacttacaacatcagttttttaaaaaaccgatgttaatttatagatttataattttttttttcataattcgtatcatataacatcgcttatttaaataaccgatgttgtatttattagttaacatcggttttgaaaaaccgatgttaatgatacTACTTTCCacatcggtactttcaacatcaattaataactgatgttgaaagtcttaaataaccgatgttaaaaccttattttctagtagtgcatGGCTTCTCAAGGATTCCAAAACCTCAATGAACTTTATATAAAACCAACATTTGAGATTCAAAATGAACaatttcaaacaataaaattaattacaattctAAGAACAGGCTTAATTATCTTACTTGTTCAAACTTAAAATGACTTTGTAAAGAGGGAATGGAAAGAAGTGAGCTATGGGTCAAAGAGAGAAGTTTTCCTCCACTCCCACAATAGTCACACTATAGATGCATCAACCAAACACCAAAGCcaaccaaaacaaaattaaaacactaaaaaataagtttttccaTGAACTTCCATGGGTGTttagagaaaaatgaaattaccaCACTAAAAGACACAGTTGAACaccaaaaagaagagaaaagaatttCCTTAGAGCACAAACACCAAGCTCCAAGTCTTTAAGATTTTGAGGTTTCTTGAGGAGGGAGATCAAGGAGAAAAAGACAATTCTTTTGAATAAGAAATCAGAATTGTGAAGCTTAAGGAATAGGACTAACGGACCCTTCTAggtttcttttaaaaacttatcaaaatgggtctattttaaaatatattattggcatgagtatatttttaattgaagagTAAAAATTTGATAACATGGCAGTCCAAGTCAGCTTCATGATTAGTGCAAAAATAGCCAAATCTATTTGTTGATTTTGTGTACTCAACCGAAATTGACAAATACAAATAACCGTGTTATTTCAGTGTGATCTTAAAATAAGTTACATAAATGTGtgttatatattattcaatCATATAATGTCAttgtcttatttattttgtcacCTAAatgattaagtttaattttttgttgtttttttacaaTTGAAACCTAATGACCTTCTtgcaaatttgatatttttatttttaatgcattttaaaaagacactttaattcctaattaattccTAATCTTCCTAATTGTAATCATAACCTTCCCTAATTAATTCCTAATCTTTCCTAATACTCACAACCCATCACCATCTCAAAACACGTATTGTTGGAGAGCAGATGCCTATAATTCTTTAGAatgaattgttttttatatattgcCTCTATCACCCTCCAAACGTGATATAAATTGAGAAGAACCCTGATTAATTGGATCAATAATCAAGGATATATCAGCTAGAAAAGTTCTTTTTCACCTACTGATATAAACATGCACTAGCACTCTATTATTGAAACAAGACATTAACAATTTGATGAATCTTTCCCTATGCAAAACATTTACCAACAGAGATAATATTGTTTGATAAGTTATATTATAGATAATATTGTTTGGTCCAATTTAAGTTGTCTTTTAATTCCTTCACATTTCATATAGCTGTCAGATTctaattaactttaattttgCTAATATATCTCCACCCAACTTTATTGAATATAGCAATAATCATAAGTCATAATCTTATTAATTACTTGATCCAATGAATTTACATCATCTTATTAATAAGCGCACCACAGATACAACTTTGTTGAATTTTCCAAAAGTCTAAACTAATGAGCAACAGAAAGGTAATGTTTCCACTTTCTAAACACGATGGAAGAGAGAGGTTGGAGCGGTGGAAAAGATTGGTTCCTGACGTAGTGGCACTGAACAAACTTAGAAGATGGAGATTGTAATTTTTGAGGTGTTGGATCACATTCCACCGCTTCATGGAGGTGCTTTGGGATGGGGATGAGGTGTGAGTTCCAAAGATTAGGAATTAATCAGGAAAGGTAAGgtttaaaattagaaagataAAGAATTAAGTAGGGATTAAAgtgtatttttaaatacattaaattaaaaataaaaatatcaaatttcatGATACCACAGTAAGAATTGGCATTCTTCAAGCCATGCTAATCTTCAACAATTCGACACAAAGTAGTAACTGTCGAGGGAATCTCACCGGAAAAGCTCAAATCCTCCGGAGGGGGATTGGAGATTGGAGAGCACAACCCATTTTTGTGGTGGCTGTCGTGGTGCCATGGAGGTGGTCTCGGTGGCCACTAACTATCAAGGATGAAAGGAGCTGTACGGAGGCTATAAGGGATTGGGGTAAAAAATATCATGCACAGAGAATGTATGGTATAGTTCTAAGGATGAAATGAATCTAATGGTAATTAAACTTATCCAAAATAGACCATTTAGGAAGGTGGTTCATGCTAACATGGCCCTATAAtagtataaatattaaatttagtgTAACTCTATGGAACCTTCACATTTTAAAAGGGTTTTAGAAACTTGATATGTGTGAACCAATAGATTACAGTAACCTAAAATATCGATTCCACATTAtgataagttaataaatttgaAGCTTTTGTAGTTTAGTCCctcttgtaattaatttttttaaaattattcttttaaattaaagcGTAATGTTGTTCGTGGTTAACTAAACAGATAGAGATGCAAAGTACAATCCTTTGTACTTTGTAGGATTTCGGATACTATGTGGGTGCACtaaaatcttcttcttcttcttgaggATGTTGGTTGGTGCTTTTATGATGATCAATGTTTGCAGAATCGCGATCTATCTCATAGGATTGTTTGGTTCTACGCACCAAGGAACTATCTCTGTGTTGAATCGACATCATGATGGATGGCTAGTATAATCGGAGAATCATTTGATTTTATGCCGCAAACCACTTAGGCATGGGATCTGCGATCCCATCGGAAGATTGTGGGAATGATGAAGAGTGAGCGTCTCTATGAATCCCAGGGTGGCCCTATCTTACTCTCTCAGGTGTTGTATAGTTTTCATTGCTAACTTGCTTTTGTGTATTTATGTTTTCTGTAAAAATTTTGGGAAAGGAACTAGATAGACCACTAGTGGTTGTAGACTTTTTAGTTTAGATTTAGCTAAGTGGCTATAATAATAGTGAGACAAGACATTATGTTGTTTCAGATTGAGAATGAGTATGGAGCACAGAGTAAATTTACTTGGACTCGTTGGCCAAAATTATGTGAACTGGGCTGCAAAAATGGTTATGGAAATGGGAACTGGGGTCCCCTGGGTGATGTTCAAGGAAGATGATGCACCAGATCCTGTGGTGAGCACTCTCATTCTTCCTCATTCTTGTAAGTTATGTATTGTTGTCCTCTGATACAACATCgacatttgtttttctttttacatgagGAAACATCACATGATGCACAAGCCAAGCATAGTTTTGTCACATTTCCTTCCCAATAAACCATAAACAATGAGTATAATTAACTTGCAAGCATTCTTTATGGCACGATGAGCCAAGGTCTGGGCATATATTTTGACATTCGAAAGAAGGCCAGAGGTTTTACAATGCAATTatttgcctcttccattttcattttaatctttcattAGCATGGATTATAAACTGATGATTGTCCCTATAAATTCTTTGTTTACCTTTGTTTTTTTAGATGTTCTTAACAAGGACTatgctcaacaacaacaaatccaCTTTAACCATAGATTCTTGAATTAGAATTTAAGTCTCTCCTATCACGTAATATATAACAACTTTTCAACCGACTTGCTATTCTTTTTGcttttctctttaaaacatGTTCTTCTTAATCTACTTGTAATTATAGTCTACTCAAGGGTTCATTAGATATTCTAAACTTAgtcatttctttttcatttaagtGGGTGGGATTAGGGAACTATATATGGACATTTGTCATGAAGTGATTTTTGGGTCCAACTATTgcatgtgaatgtatgtatacatgattttgatgatatcaaaagaagaatcaaacaaggctcattttgcttcaagattaatacaagattgtttcaacaaacaaagtcttaattcaagatttcttcaagatcaagccttgcctcaaaatgtAGAGATTTCAAGTCatccaaggcacatgtaattgattaccaatacatgtaatcgattaccaaggcacatgaaagtgtgtaatcgactacacatcatatgtaatcgattaccaaagactctgaatgttgggaattcaaattttaaatgaagagtcacaactgttcaagaaaaacaactgtgtaatcgattacactaattctgtaatcgattaccagagaggattttcaaggaatatcgccaacagtcacatcttatcatttggattttgaatgaccatcaaaggcctatatatatgtgtgacttgggacgaaattgaagagagagttttgcttggcaaaaatgtcttatcctctcaaaagaaaatgagagagattctaagagaacttcattgtaaaatgctctctcaagaactcttgggcaaacacttgcaaatccattaagagttcatccatggatcttcattgtaatattcttctcttgaagagagaattcttcttccattcttcttactcaatgaaattaattaagggaccgagggtctcttgagttgtaaggattcctgaacacaagggatgggttgtccctgtgtggttcagaagttgtaaaggattttacaaagatagtggaaatctcaagtgggttgcttgagtactggatgtaggcacgggttgtggccgaaccagtataaaattgtgtttgcattctctcttcccttatctcatttatgttattacaatcaattttgccttgcatgtttaaagaacattattaaattgattgttgttgcttcttctgcattctaagcctatccctcttaagattattgaggccacaaggtccaacaagtggtatcagagcggaattcttgtataaagtttaaaaacttcaagaatagatatggcctcatccaaatttccattttctgaggaaaattctatcaataggctcttatgttcaatggtgagggttatcatcattgaaaaacccgaatgcagatctttattgaagccatagatctaaagatatgggaagccattgaatttgattcatttattcct contains:
- the LOC114404511 gene encoding uncharacterized protein LOC114404511; the protein is MATQSNSPPPPPPSTGVTSHSSSPPLKRTRKASRLRLLATRPVGAERPLVHVDPVTGKADGPHSKKFRTYLGIVARDKVDVTYENWKHVPITQKDLIWEDIQAEFDIPEASDLRTKKKILQTVGERWRQFKSDLTSKWALAADKDSVDDTVCKMYGISKEKWTQFCQSRRDPSWENVRKKAQAVQKQNTAPHVMSRGGYEYLEKKLMDEKRKKKLEEATQSGSTDTVIDPPSPIKRHVKWKLAHTKKTGDMTSEAAKEIADKIDALEEQASQGSFVTHGRHDILTAAIGRPEHPGRVRAVGAGITIKQYFGSASRTSSIAPEYLQQLTQQIKDQLEDSITEKVTRRIMLSLSQMQSQGLALPPEPDVGPSAAHVSTKESCVDPSGNDLDTGDSYKCGLYIEEYPSRLVALGRVYEGSTTIHNIPLLHDQVKVGVEEIRDVDAPIPVPTKEVKVVGQALNTFLAWPTHLVKRLSEQGAVRPAKPADRPDDEVDDPLYLMTLTIPQLFLKPLQVMWDATLFGLFNENFPLYIKHEDLSEIAHGGQCLSISVIQLWILHMTETSMRAGNIDVYGFLEPHIV